A portion of the Canis aureus isolate CA01 chromosome 32, VMU_Caureus_v.1.0, whole genome shotgun sequence genome contains these proteins:
- the CSPG4 gene encoding chondroitin sulfate proteoglycan 4, which yields MRGQPPAPPGPALPLALALALWAGAASAASFFGENHLQVPVTTALSNIDLRLQFSTSQPEALLLLAAGQADHLLLQLHSGYLQVRLTLGQEELRLQTPAETPLSDSAVHSVELTVSDSEASLSVDGLLNASAPVLGAPLEVPYGIFLGGTGSLSLSYLMGASRPLRGCLHAATVNGRNLLRPLTPDVHEGCAEEFSADDSVALGFSGPHSLAAFPAWNTREEGTLAFILTTRSRQAPLAFQAGGRHGDFIYVDIFEGHLRAVVEKGQGTVLLHNSVPVADGLPHEVSVHVDAHQLEISVDQYPTRTSNRGILSYLEPRGSLLLGGLDTEASRHLQEHRLGLASGAVNVSLLGCMEDLSINGQRQGLREASLTRSMVAGCSLEEDEYEEDTYGTYEALSTLAPETWSAVELPEPCVPEPGLPPVFANFTQLLTVSPLVVAEGGTAWLEWRHLQPTLDLSEAELRKSQVLFSVSRGARHGELELDVPGAQARKMFTLLDVVNRKARFVHDGSEETSDQLMLEVSVTARGPVPSCLRRGQTYILPIQINPVNDPPQIIFPHGSLMVILEHTQKPLGPEVFQAYDPDSACEGLTFQLLGTAPGLPVERQEQPGEPATEFSCRELEAGGLVYVHRSGPAQDLTFRVSDGLQASAPATLQVVAVRPSIRVRHNTGLRLAQGSAAPVLPANLSVETNAVGQDVSVLFRVAAALRFGELQKQGAGGAEGAEWRPVQAFQQRDVEQGRVRYLSTDPQHRTEDAVERVALEVQVGQETLSNLSFLVTIQRATVRLLRLEPLRTHTTRQEALTGAHLEAALEEGAGPSPTTFHYELVQAPRKGNLRLQGARLSEGQGFTQDDLQAGRVTYGATARTSETVEDAFRFRVTAPPHFSPLYTFPIHIGGDPDAPVLTNVLLSVPEGGEGVLSAEHLFVKSLNSASYLYEVMERPRHGRLVWRGAQDEATAVTSFTNEDLLQGRLVYQHDNSETTEDDIPFVATRQSEGSGGLAWEEVRGVFRVAIQPVNDHAPVQTVSRVFHVARGGRRLLTTDDVAFSDADSGFADAQLVLTRKDLLFGSIVAADEPTRPIYRFSQEDLRKRRVLFVHSGADRGWIQLQVSDGRHQATALLEVQASEPYLRVANGSSLVVPQGGQGTIDTAVLRLDTNLDIRSGDEVRYRVTAGPHWGQLLRAGQPATAFSQQDLLDGAVLYSHNGSLSPQDTLAFSVEAGPVLTDATLQVTIALEGPLAPLHLVQNKKIYVFQGEAAEIRKDQLEAAQEAVPPAQIVFSVKTPPRAGYLVMLSRGASVAGPPSWDPVQSFSQEAVDAGRVLYLHSRPEAWSDSFSLDVGSGLGAPLEGVRVELEVLPATIPLEAQNFSVPEGGSRVLAPPLLQVAGPYFPALPGLELRVLEQPLHGALRREEAPQAGTLSAFSWKEVEQQQIRYVHDGSETLTDSFTLVANASELDRQSHPVAFTITVLPVNDQPPILTANTGLTMWEGATVPFPPEALRGADSDSGPEDLVYTIERPSNGQVVLRAAPGTEVHSFTQAQLDDGLVLFSHRGALDGGFRFSLSDGEHASPGHFFRVTAQKQLLLSLEGSRTLTVCPGSVQPLSSQSLRASSSAGTDPQHLLYRVVQGPRLGRLLRAQQGGTGEVLVNFTQAEVYAGDVVYEHKMPAEPFWEVHDALELRLSSPPAPDVAATLEVAVSFEAACPQRPSRLWRNEGLWVAEGQQADITSAALDASNLLARVPAALRARHDVLFQVTRFPARGRLLLAGRALHAGRAHFLQSELAAGLLAYAHGGGGAQPDGFGFRAQLQGPAGAGPGALPALPALPALPDEAFAVRVGAAASEPLRLPRGSRAPVSRAQLRVQLPGAAPADVQYEVRRAAPGGFLSLAGAGAGPVRRFSQADVDAGRLAFVANGSSVAGVLQLSAWAGASPRVPVALAVDVLPAAIEVQLRAPLEVPQALGRCALGPRQLRVVSDRAEPEAAYRVTRAPRFGQLLVAGRPAGAFSQRQVDRGDVEFAFTDLSSPRDRFAVLAHARGANATATVDVTVAALLRVGPRGPWPQGATLRLDPAVLDAAELANRTGGEPRFRLLAGPRLGRLVRVARAGPEPVEQFTQRDLEGGRLGLQLGRAPGPTGDSLTLELWAPGVPPAVASLDFHTEPYDAARPYGVALLSLPEEAGAPDSGAPATGQPGAPGPSPGPTAASGGFLGLLEANMFSIIIPVCLVLLLLALLLPLLFYLRKRNKTGKHDVQVLTAKPRNGLAGDTETFRKVEPGHAIPLTAVPGQGPPPGGQPDPELLQYCRTPNPALKNGQYWV from the exons CCTCCTTCTTTGGGGAGAACCACCTGCAGGTGCCGGTGACCACAGCTCTGAGCAACATAGACCTCCGGCTACAATTCTCCACGTCCCAGCCCGAAGCCCTGCTCCTCCTGGCAGCAGGCCAGGCTGACCACCTCCTCCTGCAGCTCCACTCCGGATACCTGCAG GTCAGACTCACCCTGGGCCAGGAGGAGCTGAGGCTGCAGACCCCAGCTGAGACTCCGCTGAGCGACTCCGCCGTCCACTCCGTGGAGCTGACTGTGTCAGACAGCGAGGCCTCGTTGTCCGTCGATGGGCTGCTGAACGCCTCAGCCCCCGTCCTGGGAGCTCCCCTGGAGGTCCCCTATGGGATCTTCCTGGGGGGCACTGGGAGCCTGAGCCTGTCCTACCTGATGGGAGCCAGCCGGCCCCTGAGGGGCTGCCTGCACGCCGCCACCGTCAACGGCCGCAACCTCCTCCGACCGCTGACCCCTGACGTGCACGAGGGCTGCGCTGAAGAGTTTTCTGCTGATGACAGCGTGGCTCTGGGCTTCTCTGGGCCCCACTCGCTGGCTGCCTTCCCTGCCTGGAACACTCGGGAGGAGGGCACCCTGGCGTTCATACTCACCACTCGGAGCCGACAGGCGCCCCTGGCTTTCCAGGCGGGCGGCCGGCACGGGGATTTCATCTACGTGGACATATTTGAGGGCCACCTGCGGGCTGTGGTGGAGAAGGGCCAGGGCACCGTGTTGCTCCACAACAGTGTGCCCGTGGCTGACGGGCTACCCCATGAGGTCAGTGTCCACGTGGATGCTCACCAGCTGGAAATCTCCGTGGACCAGTACCCCACACGGACTTCCAACCGTGGGATCCTCAGCTACCTGGAACCCCGCGGCAGTCTCCTCCTGGGGGGGCTGGACACAGAGGCCTCCCGCCACCTCCAGGAACACCGCCTGGGCCTGGCCTCGGGGGCCGTCAACGTCTCCCTCCTGGGCTGCATGGAGGACCTCAGCATCAACGGCCAGAGGCAGGGGCTCCGGGAAGCCTCGCTGACTCGCAGCATGGTGGCCGGCTGCAGCCTGGAGGAAGACGAGTACGAGGAGGACACCTACGGCACCTATGAAGCTCTCTCCACCCTGGCACCGGAGACCTGGTCCGCCGTGGAGCTGCCCGAGCCCTGCGTGCCCGAACCGGGGCTGCCTCCCGTCTTTGCCAACTTCACCCAACTGCTGACCGTCAGCCCGCTGGTGGTGGCCGAGGGGGGCACAGCCTGGCTTGAGTGGCGGCACCTGCAGCCCACGCTGGACCTGAGCGAGGCCGAGCTGCGTAAATCCCAGGTGCTGTTCAGCGTGAGCCGTGGGGCCCGCCACGGGGAGCTCGAGCTGGACGTCCCAGGAGCCCAGGCACGGAAAATGTTCACCCTCCTGGACGTGGTGAACCGCAAGGCCCGCTTCGTCCACGATGGCTCGGAGGAGACCTCCGACCAGCTGATGCTGGAGGTGTCCGTGACCGCCAGGGGCCCTGTGCCCTCCTGCCTCCGGAGGGGCCAGACTTACATCCTGCCCATCCAGATAAACCCGGTCAACGACCCACCCCAAATCATCTTCCCCCACGGCAGCCTCATGGTGATCCTGGAACACACACAGAAGCCGCTGGGGCCCGAGGTCTTCCAGGCCTACGACCCAGACTCTGCCTGCGAGGGCCTCACCTTCCAGCTCCTTGGCACCGCCCCGGGCCTGCCGGTGGAGCGCCAGGAGCAGCCCGGGGAGCCAGCCACCGAGTTCTCCTGCCGGGAGCTGGAGGCGGGCGGCCTGGTCTACGTGCACCGGAGCGGGCCCGCCCAGGACCTGACGTTCCGCGTCAGCGACGGGCTGCAGGCCAGCGCTCCAGCCACGCTGCAGGTGGTGGCGGTCCGGCCCAGCATCCGGGTCCGCCACAACACGGGGCTGCGCCTGGCCCAGGGCTCCGCCGCCCCGGTGCTGCCCGCCAATCTGTCGGTGGAGACCAACGCGGTGGGGCAGGATGTGAGCGTGCTGTTCCGGGTCGCCGCGGCCCTGCGGTTCGGGGAGCTGCAGAAgcagggcgcggggggcgccgAGGGCGCGGAGTGGCGCCCGGTGCAGGCCTTCCAGCAGCGGGACGTGGAGCAGGGCCGCGTGAGGTACCTGAGCACCGACCCGCAGCACCGCACGGAGGACGCCGTGGAGCGCGTGGCCCTGGAGGTTCAGGTGGGCCAGGAGACCCTGAGCAATCTGTCCTTCCTGGTGACGATCCAGAGAGCCACCGTGCGGCTGCTGCGGCTCGAGCCCCTGCGCACCCACACCACGCGGCAGGAGGCGCTCACCGGCGCGCACCTGGAGGCCGCTCTGGAGGAGGGGGCGGGCCCCAGCCCCACCACCTTCCACTACGAGCTGGTTCAGGCCCCCAGGAAGGGTAACCTCAGGCTGCAGGGCGCCCGGCTGTCCGAGGGGCAGGGCTTCACCCAGGATGACCTGCAGGCCGGCCGGGTGACCTACGGGGCCACGGCGCGCACCTCGGAGACCGTGGAGGACGCCTTCCGTTTCCGCGTCACGGCTCCGCCACATTTCTCCCCGCTCTACACCTTCCCCATCCACATCGGGGGTGACCCCGACGCCCCCGTCCTCACCAACGTCCTCCTCTCCGTGCCCGAGGGAGGCGAGGGCGTCCTCTCCGCGGAACACCTGTTCGTCAAGAGCCTCAACAGCGCCAGCTACCTCTATGAGGTCATGGAGCGGCCCCGCCACGGGCGGCTGGTCTGGAGGGGGGCGCAGGACGAGGCCACCGCGGTGACGTCCTTCACCAACGAGGACCTGCTGCAGGGCCGGCTGGTCTACCAGCATGACAACTCCGAGACCACGGAAGACGACATCCCCTTCGTGGCAACCCGCCAGAGTGAGGGCAGCGGCGGCCTGGCCTGGGAGGAGGTCCGGGGCGTCTTCCGCGTGGCCATCCAGCCCGTGAACGACCACGCTCCCGTGCAGACCGTCAGCCGCGTCTTCCACGTGGCtcggggcgggcggcggctgcTGACGACCGACGACGTGGCCTTCAGTGACGCCGACTCCGGCTTTGCCGACGCGCAGCTGGTGCTGACCCGCAAGGACCTTCTCTTCGGCAGCATCGTGGCCGCGGACGAGCCCACGCGGCCCATCTACCGCTTCTCCCAGGAGGACCTCCGGAAGAGGCGCGTCCTGTTCGTGCACTCCGGGGCCGACCGCGGCTGGATCCAGCTGCAGGTGTCTGACGGGCGGCACCAGGCCACCGCGCTGCTTGAAGTGCAGGCATCCGAGCCCTATCTCCGCGTGGCCAATGGCTCCAGCCTCGTGGTCCCTCAGGGGGGCCAGGGCACCATCGACACAGCCGTGCTCCGCCTGGACACCAACCTAGACATCCGCAGCGGGGATGAGGTCCGCTACCGTGTCACAGCCGGCCCGCACTGGGGGCAGCTGCTCCGGGCCGGCCAGCCGGCCACAGCCTTCTCCCAACAGGACCTGCTGGACGGGGCCGTCCTCTACAGCCACAACGGCAGCCTGAGCCCGCAGGACACCCTGGCCTTCTCCGTGGAGGCAGGGCCTGTGCTCACGGATGCCACCCTGCAGGTGACCATTGCCTTGGAGGGGCCATTGGCCCCACTGCATCTGGTCCAGAACAAGAAGATCTACGTCTTCCAGGGGGAGGCAGCTGAGATCAGAAAGGATCAGCTGGAG GCAGCGCAGGAGGCAGTGCCGCCCGCCCAAATTGTGTTCTCGGTGAAGACCCCACCGCGGGCCGGCTACCTGGTGATGCTGTCCCGCGGCGCCTCCGTGGCCGGGCCGCCCAGCTGGGACCCCGTGCAGAGCTTCTCCCAGGAGGCGGTGGACGCCGGCAGGGTCCTGTACCTCCACTCCCGCCCCGAGGCCTGGAGTGACTCCTTCTCCCTAGACGTGGGCTCAGGCCTGGGTGCGCCCCTCGAGGGCGTCCGCGTGGAGCTGGAGGTGCTGCCCGCCACCATCCCACTGGAGGCACAGAACTTCAGCGTCCCCGAGGGCGGCAGCCGCGTGCTGGCCCCCCCGCTGCTCCAGGTCGCCGGGCCCTACTTCCCTGCACTGCCCGGCCTCGAACTGCGGGTCCTGGAGCAGCCCCTGCACGGGGCCCTGCGGAGAGAGGAGGCCCCTCAAGCGGGGACCCTCAGCGCTTTCTCCTGGAAAGAG GTAGAACAGCAGCAGATCCGCTATGTGCACGACGGGAGTGAGACGCTGACAGACAGCTTCACCCTAGTGGCTAACGCCTCCGAGCTGGACCGCCAGAGCCACCCTGTGGCCTTCACCATCACCGTCCTGCCCGTCAATGACCAACCGCCCATCCTCACCGCAAACACAGGCCTAACG ATGTGGGAGGGGGCCACCGTGCCCTTCCCTCCGGAGGCCCTGAGGGGTGCGGACAGCGACTCGGGCCCGGAGGACCTGGTCTACACCATCGAGCGGCCCAGCAACGGGCAGGTGGTGCTGCGGGCGGCGCCAGGCACCGAGGTGCACAGCTTCACGCAGGCCCAGCTGGACGACGGGCTCGTGCTGTTCTCACACAGAG GAGCCCTGGACGGAGGCTTCCGCTTCAGCCTGTCCGACGGCGAGCACGCTTCCCCCGGACACTTCTTCCGCGTGACGGCCCAGAAGCAGCTGCTCCTCTCCCTGGAGGGCAGCCGGACGCTGACCGTGTGCCCAG GGTCGGTCCAGCCGCTCAGCAGCCAGAGCCTGAGAGCCAGCTCCAGTGCCGGCACCGATCCGCAGCACCTGCTCTACCGGGTGGTGCAGGGCCCCCGGCTGGGCCGCCTGCTCCGCGCCCAGCAGGGCGGCACCGGGGAGGTCCTGGTGAACTTCACGCAAGCCGAG GTATACGCGGGGGATGTTGTGTATGAGCACAAGATGCCTGCTGAGCCCTTCTGGGAGGTCCACGACGCCCTGGAGCTCCGGCTgtcctcgccccccgcccccgacgtGGCCGCCACCCTGGAGGTGGCCGTGTCCTTCGAGGCCGCCTGCCCGCAGCGCCCCAGCCGCCTCTGGAGGAACGAGG GTCTCTGGGTGGCCGAGGGCCAGCAGGCGGACATCACCAGCGCCGCCCTGGACGCCTCCAACCTGCTGGCGCGCGTCCCCGCCGCGCTGCGCGCCCGGCACGACGTGCTGTTCCAGGTGACGCGGTTCCCGGCGCGGGGCCGGCTGCTGCTGGCGGGGCGGGCGCTGCACGCGGGCCGGGCGCACTTCCTGCAGTCGGAGCTGGCGGCGGGGCTCCTGGCCTACGCGcacggcggcgggggcgcgcagCCCGACGGCTTCGGCTTCCGCGCGCAGCTGCAGGGCCCCGCGGGCGCCGGGCCGGGCgcgctccccgcgctccccgcgctccccgcgctcCCGGACGAGGCCTTCGCCGTGCGCGTGGGGGCCGCGGCGTCCGAGCCGCTGCGCCTGCCCCGCGGCTCCCGCGCGCCCGTGTCCCGCGCGCAGCTCCGCGTGCAGCTCCCGGGCGCCGCGCCCGCCGACGTGCAGTACGAGGTGCGGCGCGCGGCCCCCGGCGGCTTCCTGAGCctcgcgggcgcgggcgcgggcccgGTGCGCCGCTTCTCGCAGGCCGACGTGGACGCGGGCCGCCTGGCCTTCGTGGCCAACGGCAGCAGCGTGGCGGGCGTGCTGCAGCTGAGCGCGTGGGCCGGCGCCAGCCCGCGCGTGCCCGTGGCGCTGGCCGTGGACGTGCTGCCCGCCGCCATCGAGGTGCAGCTGCGCGCGCCCCTGGAGGTGCCCCAGGCGCTGGGGCGCTGCGCGCTCGGGCCGCGGCAGCTGCGCGTCGTGTCGGACCGCGCCGAGCCCGAGGCCGCCTACCGCGTGACCCGGGCGCCGCGCTTCGGGCAGCTCCTGGTGGCGGGCAGGCCGGCCGGCGCCTTCAGCCAGCGGCAGGTGGACCGCGGCGACGTGGAGTTCGCCTTCACCGACCTGTCCTCCCCGCGCGACCGCTTCGCCGTCCTGGCCCACGCGCGGGGCGCCAACGCCACGGCCACGGTGGACGTCACGGTCGCGGCGCTGCTGCGGGTCGGGCCCCGGGGGCCGTGGCCGCAGGGCGCCACCCTGCGCCTGGACCCGGCCGTCCTGGACGCCGCCGAGCTGGCCAACCGCACGGGCGGGGAGCCGCGCTTCCGCCTGCTGGCCGGGCCCCGGCTGGGCCGCCTGGTGCGCGTGGCCCGCGCGGGGCCGGAGCCCGTGGAGCAGTTCACGCAGCGGGACCTGGAGGGCGGGAggctggggctgcagctgggccgcgcccccggccccacGGGCGACAGCCTCACGCTGGAGCTGTGGGCGCCCGGCGTCCCCCCGGCCGTGGCCTCCCTGGACTTCCACACCGAGCCCTACGACGCGGCGCGCCCCTACGGCGTGGCCCTGCTCAGCCTCCCCGAGGAAGCCGGGGCACCCGACAGCGGCGCCCCGGCCACGGGCCAGCCGGGCGCGCCaggccccagccccgggcccaccGCGGCCAGCGGCGGCTTCCTGGGCCTCCTGGAGGCCAACATGTTCAGCATCATCATCCCCGTGTGCCTGGTCCTCCTGCTCCTGGCCCTGCTCCTGCCGCTGCTCTTCTACCTGCGCAAGCGGAACAAGACGGGCAAGCACGACGTCCAGGTGCTGACCGCCAAGCCCCGCAACGGCCTGGCCGGCGACACCGAGACCTTCCGCAAGGTGGAGCCGGGCCACGCCATCCCGCTCACGGCCGTGCCCGGCCAGGGGCCCCCGCCCGGCGGCCAGCCCGACCCAGAGCTGCTGCAGTACTGTCGGACACCCAACCCCGCCCTCAAAAACGGCCAGTACTGGGTGTGA